Genomic DNA from Hyperolius riggenbachi isolate aHypRig1 chromosome 10, aHypRig1.pri, whole genome shotgun sequence:
tctcatttgGACTCTCAgcaggactctacatagggaaagagggagggaggcactcggggaggggagaaAGCAGCCTTTctgtcatcaggcgcctgtaggcacgtgcctacagtgccttattgtaaatTCGGCCCTGCCCAGGTCTCCCCCAGCTTTATTCTGGTCCTTGAGGCCAATGCAGACTTTTCGGCAGCGTAGAGACTCGGCTGGTGCACTCCTCCattatcagaatcatttattttaccAAGTACAAACGAGGGGTTGTACTTGGAATTTGTTTTGGGTCATACGGGTTCTGGAAGGATGCGGAGGGGGGATAATATCAGAAAGCCGAGGCTGCTATACTACTGCGCCACCAgttgcacttggcaatcatctgtcatatctaggggtgctcggatagtactttttaaaatccaaattgatgcggatacctagatatccggatccggttcggatatccgaatccgaccttttagatattcgcgtgaacgcggatatccggacacattatccgcagatatccgacctatttggatatctggataggaaaaccggaagtgccctttaaaatgcttccaaaacgttttggaaggtgaaaaatatctccaccctcctccttcctcctccttctccctgttcatggatcttgtcctccagggatttgtaggatgtcaaaagcaagctcacatacattggccaggaatcaaacccaggtcaactgcttggaaggcagctatgctcaccactatactaccaacactacaggctgaagccagccgctagttcactcatctcttcaactacaagaaaggcccaggagtagtcttagctaccgtaatatctatgttacggcagggcccttattacactttctcttacaggaggaggaggagggattttATCTTTGTAATCAGTTTCGGTTCCAGATATCTGCAATATCAGCGGATATCCGTGTTAGGCGtctaaatatccgcagatagctattcggatttttaaaaaaatacggAATCCGAATCCAAATCGGATGGtgcaaaaaagtttggatatccgggttacccggatatccggaatctggatgagcatcataTCTATGGAGAGATTAGGGGGAGGGGGTGATGGACAGAgggaggcaaaggttcagcagtaatggcccagttcttcatgaaagaaccctgcggtgatggctgatgctgcagtgctgaggatcccgattgctgacatctggcactggcagtgctGGCCATGGTGCTCCAGTTCAGAAGGCGCAGTAGTGTTAATTTCTGTGGTAggtcccgactcctgggcagcattcagcaggactggtcaagataatctggctgttaCAGAAGCATACAGCTGTGACGGCCCTTACTTAGGGTTCAGTGGCTGGCATCATGAAGGAGCTGAACCAAAGGTGTCCCTGCAGCggtagagcagcagcagccgatggATGGAGCCAGCGTCCAGCAAGGCCAAAGGTTTCCCGATCAGCGCGGTGTCTtcctacctcagtggagccccgacctcctgggtagcagtggtggactCCTCAAGGCCTGTACTTGCAGAGACAACAAACAGGCAGCGGCAAGGTGGAAACATTTCCAAGTCCCGGACTCCCCACAACTCGCACCAGCATCCATATTCTACACTGGACCACGCTGCACACTTCAAGCGAGAAAACAAGGTGAATTGGTgggaaaaagggaagaaaaacaagaaatagCCAGAAAAAGCAAGAATCCTGTGGCCATAGCTGCCAGTTAAGGCTCCatcttcctgaacggcagttaaaCATTCattattaaaattaattaaaaattagTCCTTGGCTCCATGAATTCCAGTCTGTATCCTCTTCTTCATGATGTGGCACATGCTATTATGCCGACGAGTCCACTGAAACAATGCTGCCTGAGAAGATGAAGATGggaacacactctctctctctcactataggtagccaaatgtgcacccagtATTAAGTAGACCCCCTGTCTAGTTAAGATAGCCAAATGTACCCCCCACATATCAGGCAGCCCCTCGCCCCTGATGAGAaagacagatgtgccccctagtattaggtagtctcctacccagtataggtagttagatgtgccccagtattaggcagccccctcctccaggttagatagccagatgtacccaggTATTAGGTAGCCTGCCCCTCCTCAGGTAAGATATATAgaaatacctccccccccccatatcaggCAGCCCCCCACCCCTGATtagaaagccagatgtgccccccagtattaggtagtctcctacccattataggtagttagatgtgccccagtattaggcagccccctctccaggGTAGCTATCCTCTGGGTGGAACCAGTGTTAGTCTTCCAGCTCAGGtgattggagatggttgtgcccaggagatgTATGCAGGGTATTCTTGCAACTCCAGTGCTATCAATGTAGAGTGGAGGTGGAAGcatgcttcctgaagtcaataatcatcttaaaggatacgtccaggcaacctgaaaaacaaaaatccacttacctggggcttcctccagcccctggcagctgccctcaccgcagctctagtggctcccggtcttccctGCTGCAGAAGTCCACCTTGCCAGGTCAGCTTCTTTTGCGCTCCACCGCGCAGGTCATGTGGTACGACTGACGTCATCGGgaatgtactgtgcaggtgcataactactgcgcctgcgcagtacagtcctgatgatgtCAGCCAGACCTCCAGTGCTCCAAGATATTACCAAAAACCATAGCTTCAATTCACTAAAACCTGTTGGGTAAAAATTGGAAGTCTaaccagctgtggagtaggtctcAGCAGCAAACTGTGTTTTGCAATGGTGATGTTCTCCCACTTTTGGTCAGAGTTGTGCTGATTCTTCTCCTACAAGTGGTCTGTCCTGAGCCATTCCTCTGTATGTTTCGGCTTGTCCTGTGACagcaaaaagagtaaaaaaaaatcccagcatccctttagactGCATGCCTTCTCTAGTCTCTCTGAATATCATCATGAACCAGCCTTTTCTCTGCACCTCTAAAGGGGTACAGGGGACACCTTTTTGAATGTGCTCTGCTCCTGCGTCTGTGTTTTGTTACTTCCTGAAGTCCCACCTTGCAGTATATCAAATCAAATAGAGTGAGTAGCAGGATAGGGTGGCTCTTCCTATTGACTGTCTTTTGTCAACAGCTCCAGACTGATCTTAAAATACCAAACATTTTACTTCTTAGACCGAATGCTTTAATGTGTGAATTGACATCTATTGAggtatttacagcacaagtcAATAATTTACCCTCCTAGtgggtaattttacttttccaagtggtaacagccttagtgaatttgCCTTTGACAATATGTTtattaaaatcagctgttttctctaTTACCAAAtatggtaatgcttagtgaattgagccagTGGTCATAAAGCCATCAAAACTGGCGCTGTCCATGAGGCCAGACTTTCAAAAGTGTCACCACTCTGTAACCAGAGGGCCAGGGAGGAGTGTTTCTAGGGTAACATTTGTAGCTGCGCAGATCTAAGTACCTGAGAAGAGACACTTCATTTGCTCTTAGCCAATAGGCAGAAAACATGCAGATTTCCTTTAGGTCTGGCATTATGGCTCTATTGTAGGACTTGCAAGGTAGAAGTGAGCACCATGTAAGTTATGGAGAGTCATACCAAGCCCAGTACTATCAGTGCCTTGCCCTGTGAGCGTGTAACCTGGTACCTTCCTGTGTGACTGTGGCAGTGACTGATAGAGATGAGGAGGTGATCTGTGTGCAGGAGAGGCTGAGGGTGACACCATCACACTGAGCAATGACACAAGTCACACGCAAAAGGAAAAAACAAGTCtcatcttttattattatttcatctTTCTACAACAGTACTGCAACAATGCAAAATTATACAGAAGGAAAAACACACACAGCTGTCTGTAATGACAACAAAGAGGATATAGAAACATCCAGTACACCAAGCAAGGAATACGCTGCTCTATTCACTTAGGGTATCTGATATAATGCCGCACCTCAGATACCATAGGATACCTAAAGTCCATCTTGATAGAGTTTCATAGTAACCTAGGATCAAAGTATAGTACTCTGCAGTACGCTTCACGTTGTCCCAACACCCCCTCCACAGCATAAAAAAttactagcctgtaggctagcaacatgtctgaACAGCACTCAGGTGACAACCTTCAAAGTTTTATATTGATAATATGACTTTCTAGCTTTCTTTTGTTCTGTTGTGAGCTACATGCTTTAGAATTCATGTTGGAAATCTCTGACTTTTGAAGTTTGTTAGCAGGAAGTGGAAGTGTGTGTTGCCACTGTATTTTCCCACTTCAGTGTACATGAGAATAAGGccaagtgcacaccgagcgggttttggagcgatccgccggccgcatccgcctggaaaaatgcttggctaatgtattgcaatgggatggtgcacaccgcgggtttgaggtttttgccaagccgcaaacgcacctcctgctgcgcgtttgcggtttgctaaaaaacctcaaaccgccggtgtgccccacacattgaaatacaatagccaagcgttttcactggctgatgcggctggtggatcgcatacaaaatccgcttggtgtgcacccggccaaatatctgctctctgctcccaaaaccgctagcgttttgacgatctgctagcggttttggtgtgcactgggcctgatttCTGGTTCCACTgaagttttttttcctgtttccaactgtcatttttacagTACTGGCTTGCAAATGAAGCAATGACTATAACTTATTGCTATAGGCAATCAACAAATATACTTTCCAAACAACAAGCCCTGGGTTCAATGAGAAGTTTTATGCCTCTCTGAACAAGAGTTAATTGCAGACCAATAGCTGCCTGATATTCTATGATATTCTATGCTCTGTATGAGCCATTTACATTTGTAAGCAGTGATATGTGACAACTTTTTGTGCAAATTGCAATATTCTCTTCCTTCCGATTACACACAAAATCAGCAAAGAAGCTCACAATCCTTCTCACACAATCTAAAGCAGGCAAACACAGAAGCAACACACACCTTCGCTTCCTGTAACTAAATCCACAATTCTGTGATTTACAAATATGAATGCTCTTTCTTACAAACTGTCAAAAAATGCACAACATACAACTACATCCATCAACATACATACAAACAACTCTCATCCATCTTGGATGccatgtcactttaaaggacaactgcaacaaTAGGtaaatgcaggctgccatatttatttccttttaaacaataccagttgcctggctatactgccagagccggcgctaccatagaggcaaaaggggcaaatGCCCTGGGGCCTCTGACCTCTGCTGGCCCCCCCAGGTGGTCTTTCAGACTGTTCCCATATGCCTGTATGTTCAGCTCAGCTGCAGCGGCAGGCAGACCcacactggccaggggggaagggggggggcaatctccccccccccccagcccaccTTTCATTCAgcgatttagggctggtctggtgtctggtgtattcaggattgttgttgtaaggcaatgtgaaacataaggctagctgataaaagtgcaattagagggcaggcaagctgataTATATACacggcatgatgcagagcttgcctggagggtccttgggcaaacatctgtcttgtctctccccattgttataatgactgcatgtgtggatgagGTGTTATACCAGTTGAAGAgtttttctgacttgtgtgagagactggcagggtcaggaatcctattacaggcaagtagtttTTGTCTGATGTggtactgcaatacagataagatctctgctccatctcaggctattctcaatttatcCACTCCGCCtcactctgggctagtgcacgccaaaatcgcaatagcaatggctagcaatttgtgagtgcgaatttgtgaaacgattttcagagcaatttttgaatgaatcgctaaaaaaaaaaaaaaaaaaaaaaaaaaaagctacatgcagcgtgtttgtgattttttaaaaatcacaacactgctgtgagaacaccctcatagggtatcattagccaagtgctttccaaatcactgttgatttgaaaaatgcccagaagccctcttggtgtgcaccagtctccttcattcacctttgttacccacttcccctagtgctgggtgtttgtgttttcttgtcatacaggaaagctaaataaaagtgcaatcctggtgatttttttttaatgtctgaaTAGTTGACTGAATAGCTTGTTGGAACATGGCATACGTAGCTTTGTGGGACATTCTTGGGCGACACTCTTATTTtctttactgattgattctgctggTATGTCTCTGTTCTGGTCCAAGGGGGGTGTCCACCAACAAATCTCTGCAGAGGGGCCTGATGTAGTTAAACCCCTACCCATCTGCCTTgcaataactcacctgtccctgcagcagctccatcccgtgctccctcttcagccacgctgcctgcctctatgACCCTGTGCATGCTATTTACATGTAATGTGCGGGATGGAGGAGACCCGGGCAGCAGGGCtgaaggcaaagcacaggatggagcagatgatacaggtgagttattacaaggcagccGAGCTACACAATGTGCGGGGGCCATGGGAGAAGTCTATGCGAGACCACGAAGGGCAGCAGTCGGTTCGGGGACTGACTTCGCTGGGGGGGGGTATGTAGGggggccccaagttacttttgccccagggcccccatgtggcttaaaccggccctgtatactgctgatcctctgcctctacccatttgagccatagaccctgaaacaagcatgcagcagatcaggtgtttacgacattactgtcagatttgacaagattagctgcatgcttgtttctggtgttattaagacactactgcagccaaatgtgaTCAGCGggggtgccaggcaactgatactgtttaacaggaaatagatAAGGAAGCATCCATTGTCTTCTTACTTAATTTATCCTTTAAGATTAGTGCTAGGCACCCCAAGTAATCCTAAAAAATGCCCGTGCATATATGTTTGTGGGTCTGCTTTTTCTGAGGTAAATTACAATTTTCTGAGCATTTAAAACTGTTCCCTCACTCTGAGCAGGAAAAAGGATGCTCACCAGTGTGGATTCTCTGGTGCAAAAGAGCCTGCTTCTGGAGAAATTATTTCCCAAACCTTCGGTGAACAAAAACGATGCTTCTACTTCAAAGTTTCTGATGGttggaaacatttttactacaaaAGAACCTTCTGCTGCACTCTGAGCATGAGAAATGATGCTTAGCTCTGTGACTTGTTTGTGCACATGGAGGTCCTCTTTTTTACTGAAACATTTGCCACACTCTGAACACTGCTCAGGTGTGTATTTTTTGATGCTCAAGGAAGGACTTTTTATAAACAAAAACTTTTTCACACACTGAACATGAAAATGACGGTTTATGTGGTTCACGTGTGTGAGTTTTCTGGTGTAGAAGAAAGGAATTTTTATAAATAAactctttcccacactctgagcatgagaAGGGGTATTTTCCTGTGTGTTTTACCTGGTGTCTAAGAAGTTCTGCTTTCACAGCAAAACTTTTTCCACACTCTGAGCATGCAAAAGGCCGCtccccagtgtgacatctctggtGTGTAATCAAATTTCTTTTGTGGATgaagcctttcccacactctgaacaaagaTAGGGATACATtcctgtgtgccttatctgatgtTTAAGAAGATCATTATTcagagcaaaacatttcccacactctgagcatgaaaaAGGACGTTCACCTCGGTGACTTTTCTGATGAGTAACTAAGTTTCCTTTCTGtgtaaaacttttcccacactctgaacatgaaaaaggacgctcaCCAGTATGAATTCTCTGATGCACAAGAAGGGCATGCAGCTGAGTAAagtctttcccacactctgaacacgtaTAATGTTGCTCTTCTGTATGACTTTTCTGATGCTTGGAAAATTTTTTACTATGACGGAACCTTCTACTGCACACTGAACATGAGAAAGGAAGCTCGGCTCGGTGAGTAGCTTTGTGCGTATCAAGATCCTCTCTttgtgtaaaacatttcccacacactgaacatgacagtgactgctcaAGCGTGTGAGCTTTCAGGTGCTCGAGAAAGttctttttataaataaaaacttTTCCACACACTGAACATGAAAATGACTGCTTACATAGTTCCCCTGTGTGAGTTTTCTGGTGCATAAGAAAAGAGTTTTTATAAATAAaggttttcccacactctgagcatgaaaaAGATCGCTCACGTGTGTGGGTTTTCTGGTGTATAAGAAAAGAGTGTTTATAAATGAaagctttcccacactctgagcatgaaaaGGGGTATTCtccagtgtgccttatctggtgtGTGAGAAGTTCTCCTTTTACAgcaaaacgtttcccacactctgagcatgaaaaaggacgctcccctgtgtgccttttctggtgtTTAACAAAATTTCTCTCATTtgtgaaacctttcccacactctgaacaaagaTAGGGGTGTACGCCTGTGTGTCTTATCTGGTGTTCAAGGAGATCTTTCTTTAcagcaaaacttttcccacactctgagcatgaaaaAGGATGCTGTCCCGTGTGACTTCCCAGGTGTCTAAGTAAGTTTCCTTTCTgtgcaaaacttttcccacactctgaacatgaatatggcCGCACACCTGTGTGAACAACCAAGTGTTTAGTAAGGTAAGACTTGCGTGGAAATCCCTTTCCACACTCTGGACAGGAAAATGGATTCTTACTTGTGTGAAGCCTCATGTGCTTAACAAGATTTGTGTTGTATTGAAAtcccttcccacactctgaacaatgaAATCTAAATTCTCCTGTATTCCTGCCCTGATCTTTAGGTAGATCTGCCTTCCCGATGCAACTTCCGGCCTCAGACGATAGAAGAGAGCTTTGGTGAGCAAGTAGATTTCCTTTTAGAGAGAGGTCCTTCCCATAGTCTGAACATGACAAAGAAGATTCTGTTGTGACATGTGTCTGGGGAGTGACAGAATCTTCCTTTTGCATAATCTTTTCACTCTCTGAACCTAAATATGGGTACACATCAATATGAGTCTTCTGGTGTTTAACTAATCTCCTTTTATCCATGAAGGACTTTCCACaggctgaacatgaataaggacattcacctgtgtgagttctctggtgTTTAACAAGATCTCCTTTGTGaatgaaacctttcccacactcagaacaaataTAGGGGTACACtcctgtgtgccttatctggtgtTTAAGAAGATCATTATTCAcggcaaaacttttcccacactct
This window encodes:
- the LOC137534713 gene encoding zinc finger protein 585A-like yields the protein MMENQPPLTSPDGSSNRTPPERCTCTLYSLDCPQEDPTIPQHYQCEEDIHRKVKVEEEEHTFVKSDQQSMEACKMLETIKEEEETYMRSDQQSVEKGDMKSIIKEEAETYMRCDQQSVEEGDMKSIIKEEGETYMRCDQQSAEKGDVRSTIKEEEKGETYMRGDQQSTEEGDMMKTIKEEEEETYMRSDQQSVEEGDMKSIIKEEGETYMRCDRQSVEKGDLRSTVEEEAGETYMRGDQQSTEEGDTMRTIKEEGETSVTGAPESTDNNDIIVTIKVGKEEKDEGEEMRIVKVEESPIDSADGHSFGNTSEGHLLVPPRYNGEDNGITQTPPGMNMLGPAESSLYLADPEESSGRSHPVTPNIHPRLPSANRSHDWCKAQAPPPHTIRDRDDQIFPCSDCDKCFTTHNDFLTHQKTHTVGRPFSCSECGKSFAEKGNLVRHQRSHTVGRPFSCSECGKGFTCNTNLVNHLRCHTGECPFSCSECGKTFALKGNFIRHQRSHTGERPFSCSECGKSFAVNNDLLKHQIRHTGVYPYICSECGKGFIHKGDLVKHQRTHTGECPYSCSACGKSFMDKRRLVKHQKTHIDVYPYLGSESEKIMQKEDSVTPQTHVTTESSLSCSDYGKDLSLKGNLLAHQSSLLSSEAGSCIGKADLPKDQGRNTGEFRFHCSECGKGFQYNTNLVKHMRLHTSKNPFSCPECGKGFPRKSYLTKHLVVHTGVRPYSCSECGKSFAQKGNLLRHLGSHTGQHPFSCSECGKSFAVKKDLLEHQIRHTGVHPYLCSECGKGFTNERNFVKHQKRHTGERPFSCSECGKRFAVKGELLTHQIRHTGEYPFSCSECGKAFIYKHSFLIHQKTHTRERSFSCSECGKTFIYKNSFLMHQKTHTGELCKQSFSCSVCGKVFIYKKNFLEHLKAHTLEQSLSCSVCGKCFTQREDLDTHKATHRAELPFSCSVCSRRFRHSKKFSKHQKSHTEEQHYTCSECGKDFTQLHALLVHQRIHTGERPFSCSECGKSFTQKGNLVTHQKSHRGERPFSCSECGKCFALNNDLLKHQIRHTGMYPYLCSECGKGFIHKRNLITHQRCHTGERPFACSECGKSFAVKAELLRHQVKHTGKYPFSCSECGKEFIYKNSFLLHQKTHTREPHKPSFSCSVCEKVFVYKKSFLEHQKIHT